Proteins encoded by one window of Streptomyces uncialis:
- a CDS encoding ABC transporter permease, translating to MGRYVARRLLQMIPVFIGTTLLIFLMVYALPGDPVRGLFGDKGGSEATIAALRREYGFDQPILVQYFNYMKDMVLHADFGTQVASGRPVTEILGEAFPVTVRLAAIAFTIEVILGIGLGVIAGMKAGKLADTLILLFSLLLISVPVFVLGFIFKTVFAFQLGWLEPNVNDSMNMGELLMPAIVLAAVSLAYVGRLTRTSVAENLRADYIRTAVAKGLPKRRVVGVHLMRNSLIPVVTFLGTDIGALMGGAVITEGLFNIQGVGGTIFDSIQRREGTTLVGLVTVLVLIYLAASLIVDLLYAVLDPRIRYA from the coding sequence ATGGGGCGTTATGTCGCACGACGACTGCTCCAGATGATCCCGGTTTTCATCGGGACGACCCTGCTGATCTTCCTCATGGTCTACGCCCTGCCCGGTGACCCCGTGCGCGGGCTCTTCGGTGACAAGGGCGGCAGCGAAGCGACGATCGCCGCGCTGAGACGTGAGTACGGCTTCGACCAGCCGATCCTCGTGCAGTACTTCAATTACATGAAGGACATGGTCCTGCACGCCGACTTCGGTACGCAGGTCGCCAGTGGGCGGCCGGTGACCGAGATCCTGGGCGAGGCGTTCCCGGTGACGGTGCGGCTCGCCGCCATCGCGTTCACCATCGAGGTGATCCTCGGTATCGGTCTCGGCGTCATCGCCGGTATGAAGGCCGGAAAGCTCGCCGACACCCTGATCCTGCTCTTCTCGCTGCTGCTGATCTCGGTCCCGGTGTTCGTCCTCGGCTTCATCTTCAAGACGGTGTTCGCCTTCCAGCTCGGCTGGCTGGAGCCGAACGTCAACGACTCCATGAACATGGGCGAACTACTGATGCCGGCCATCGTGCTGGCCGCGGTCTCCCTGGCCTATGTGGGGCGTCTGACCCGTACCTCCGTCGCGGAGAACCTGCGCGCCGACTACATCCGCACCGCCGTCGCCAAGGGCCTGCCCAAGCGCCGGGTGGTGGGTGTGCACCTGATGCGCAACTCGCTGATCCCCGTGGTCACCTTCCTCGGCACCGACATCGGCGCCCTGATGGGCGGCGCGGTCATCACCGAGGGCCTGTTCAACATCCAGGGCGTGGGCGGCACGATCTTCGACTCCATCCAGCGCCGCGAGGGCACGACCCTGGTCGGCCTGGTGACCGTCCTGGTCCTCATCTACCTCGCCGCCAGCCTGATCGTCGACCTGCTGTACGCGGTCCTGGACCCGAGGATTCGCTATGCCTGA
- a CDS encoding fumarate reductase/succinate dehydrogenase flavoprotein subunit has translation MVQVERQQWDVVVVGAGGAGLRAAIEAREQGLRTAVICKSLFGKAHTVMAEGGIAAAMGNVNSGDNWKVHFRDTMRGGKFLNQWRMAELHAQEAPDRVWELETWGALFDRTRDGRISQRNFGGHEYPRLAHVGDRTGLELIRTLQQKIVSLQQHAALESGDHECCLKVYQECTVTRVLKGPDGKVAGVFCYERETGRFFVIEAPAVIIATGGIGKSFKVTSNSWEYTGDGHALALLAGAPLLNMEFVQFHPTGMVWPPSVKGILVTESVRGDGGVLRNSEGKRFMFDYIPDVFKEKYAQTEAEGDRWYEDPDHNRRPPELLPRDEVARAINSEVKAGRGSPHGGVFLDVSTRMPAEAIRRRLPSMYHQFKELADVDITAEPMEVGPTCHYVMGGIAVESDTAAARGVPGLFAAGEVAGGMHGSNRLGGNSLSDLLVFGRRAGLHAARYAARFKDERPVADEAQISAAVEEALRPFGAGEASGASGTTRAAGTTGRPGAAGPENPYTLHQELQQTMNDLVGIIRREGEMADALERLADLRVRARDVVVEGHRQFNPGWHLALDLRNMLLVSECVARAALERTESRGGHTREDRPGMDRAWRNVNLLCALTDPSGAEQAGDPRRPRIELSRVETEPIRPDLLALFDKEELVKYLAEEELYE, from the coding sequence ATGGTTCAGGTGGAACGGCAGCAGTGGGACGTCGTCGTGGTCGGCGCCGGTGGCGCCGGGCTGCGGGCGGCGATCGAGGCCCGTGAACAGGGGCTGCGCACCGCGGTGATCTGCAAGTCGCTGTTCGGCAAGGCGCACACGGTCATGGCCGAGGGCGGTATCGCGGCGGCGATGGGCAATGTGAACTCCGGCGACAACTGGAAGGTCCACTTCCGGGACACGATGCGCGGCGGGAAGTTCCTCAACCAGTGGCGGATGGCCGAACTGCACGCCCAGGAGGCCCCCGACCGGGTATGGGAACTGGAGACCTGGGGCGCGCTCTTCGACCGGACCCGGGACGGCCGGATCTCCCAGCGGAACTTCGGCGGCCACGAGTACCCGAGACTCGCCCATGTCGGCGACCGTACGGGCCTTGAGCTGATCCGCACCCTCCAGCAGAAGATCGTCTCCCTCCAGCAGCACGCGGCGCTGGAGTCCGGCGACCACGAGTGCTGTCTGAAGGTCTACCAGGAGTGCACGGTCACCCGGGTGCTGAAGGGCCCGGACGGCAAGGTCGCGGGGGTCTTCTGCTACGAGCGGGAGACCGGGCGGTTCTTCGTGATCGAGGCACCGGCGGTGATCATCGCGACCGGCGGGATCGGCAAGTCCTTCAAGGTCACCTCGAACTCATGGGAGTACACGGGCGACGGGCACGCGCTCGCGCTGCTCGCGGGGGCTCCGCTGCTGAACATGGAGTTCGTGCAGTTCCATCCGACGGGCATGGTCTGGCCGCCGTCGGTGAAGGGCATCCTCGTCACGGAGTCGGTGCGCGGGGACGGCGGGGTGCTGCGCAACTCCGAGGGCAAACGGTTCATGTTCGACTACATCCCGGACGTCTTCAAGGAGAAGTACGCGCAGACGGAGGCGGAGGGCGACCGCTGGTACGAGGACCCGGACCACAACCGCCGGCCACCTGAGCTCCTCCCCCGCGACGAGGTGGCCCGGGCGATCAACTCCGAGGTCAAGGCGGGCCGGGGCTCCCCGCACGGCGGGGTCTTCCTCGATGTGTCCACCCGGATGCCCGCGGAGGCCATCCGGCGGCGGCTGCCGTCCATGTACCACCAGTTCAAGGAGCTGGCGGACGTCGACATCACGGCCGAGCCGATGGAGGTCGGTCCGACCTGTCACTACGTGATGGGCGGGATCGCCGTCGAGTCGGACACGGCCGCGGCCCGGGGCGTGCCGGGACTGTTCGCCGCGGGTGAGGTCGCGGGCGGGATGCACGGCTCCAACCGCCTCGGCGGCAACTCCCTCTCCGACCTGCTGGTCTTCGGCCGCCGCGCGGGGCTGCACGCGGCGCGGTACGCGGCCCGCTTCAAGGACGAACGCCCGGTCGCGGACGAGGCCCAGATCAGCGCGGCGGTGGAGGAGGCCCTGCGCCCCTTCGGCGCGGGGGAGGCGTCGGGTGCGTCCGGTACGACCCGCGCGGCCGGTACGACCGGCAGGCCGGGTGCGGCCGGGCCGGAGAACCCGTACACGCTGCACCAGGAGCTCCAGCAGACGATGAACGACCTGGTCGGCATCATCCGGCGCGAGGGCGAGATGGCCGACGCGCTGGAGCGGCTGGCGGATCTGCGGGTCCGGGCCCGCGACGTGGTCGTGGAGGGGCACCGGCAGTTCAACCCGGGCTGGCACCTCGCGCTCGACCTGCGGAACATGCTGCTGGTCAGCGAGTGCGTGGCGCGGGCCGCCCTCGAACGCACCGAGAGCCGGGGCGGCCACACCCGCGAGGACCGTCCCGGGATGGATCGCGCCTGGCGGAACGTGAACCTGCTGTGCGCCCTCACCGACCCGTCCGGGGCGGAGCAGGCCGGCGATCCGCGCCGTCCCCGGATCGAGCTGTCCCGGGTGGAGACGGAACCCATCCGCCCCGACCTGCTGGCCCTCTTCGACAAGGAGGAGCTGGTCAAGTACCTCGCCGAAGAGGAGCTGTACGAGTGA
- a CDS encoding succinate dehydrogenase/fumarate reductase iron-sulfur subunit, with amino-acid sequence MTTTASTSYEALFRVWRGDTGGGELTDFRVEVNEGEVVLDIIHRLQATQAPDLAVRWNCKAGKCGSCSAEINGRPRLLCMTRMSVFSRTETITVTPLRAFPVVRDLVTDVGFNYTKAREIPSFVPPPDLAPGEYRMLQEDVDRSQEFRKCIECFLCQDTCHVVRDHEENKTAFAGPRFLMRVAELDMHPLDAADSAGLDRKATAQDEHGLGYCNITKCCTEVCPEGIKITDNALIPLKERAADRKYDPLVWLGNKIRRRGE; translated from the coding sequence GTGACGACCACCGCATCCACCAGTTATGAGGCGCTCTTCCGGGTCTGGCGGGGGGACACCGGCGGCGGTGAGCTCACCGACTTCCGGGTGGAGGTGAACGAGGGCGAGGTGGTCCTGGACATCATCCACCGGCTCCAGGCCACCCAGGCCCCCGACCTCGCGGTCCGCTGGAACTGCAAGGCGGGCAAGTGCGGGTCGTGCAGCGCCGAGATCAACGGGCGGCCGCGGCTGCTGTGCATGACCCGGATGTCGGTCTTCTCCCGTACGGAGACGATCACGGTGACCCCGCTGCGGGCGTTCCCCGTGGTCCGGGACCTGGTGACCGACGTGGGGTTCAACTACACCAAGGCCCGGGAGATCCCGTCGTTCGTGCCGCCCCCGGACCTGGCCCCCGGTGAGTACCGGATGCTCCAGGAGGATGTCGACCGGTCGCAGGAGTTCCGCAAGTGCATCGAGTGCTTCCTGTGCCAGGACACCTGCCATGTGGTCCGCGACCACGAGGAGAACAAGACGGCGTTCGCCGGTCCGCGGTTCCTGATGCGGGTCGCCGAGCTGGACATGCATCCCCTGGACGCGGCCGACTCCGCCGGGCTCGACCGCAAGGCCACGGCGCAGGACGAGCACGGGCTCGGTTACTGCAACATCACCAAGTGCTGCACGGAGGTCTGCCCGGAGGGCATCAAGATCACGGACAATGCGCTGATCCCGCTGAAGGAACGGGCAGCGGATCGTAAGTACGATCCGCTGGTGTGGTTGGGGAACAAGATCCGGCGGCGGGGGGAATAG
- a CDS encoding peptide ABC transporter substrate-binding protein yields MRGAKSAKWVAIAAVVALGATACGGGESGGKDSGNKGAVDPNAKFSVEVGEPENPLQPANTMESNGSIVTRALFSQLVNYDAKGNIEMVNAESVETKDNKTYTVKLKAGWKFHDGTPVTAESYVKAWNWAANPKNKQKNSFWFSDIKGYAEVSPTKGAPKATELSGLKVVDETSFTIELSTPIPYYVYKLGYEVFSPLPESFYADPAKAGQKPVGNGPYKFVNWQHKKQIEVARYDAYTGPDKAKNGGVLFKNYTNLETAYEDLKSGNVDVLRQIAPKDLPVYKQDLGDRAVDGSNSAIQTIAPAFYTDQFKDIDPKVVKGLSMAIDRETITKTVLQGTREPATGWVAQGVLGYQENAAGDAVKFDPAKAKALIKEGGGVPGNKITIQFNADGGHKEWVEAVCGSITKATGVACTGDSKPDFQADLQARAAEQVKSLYRSGWNLDFPMNANFIRDLFGTSSDGNQSGFSNKEVDALIKAADGAKSLEESTKLYQELEKKLPEYMPSIPLWYYKVNAGYSENVSDVKYNQKGDPVLTDVQVKK; encoded by the coding sequence ATGCGCGGTGCCAAGAGCGCCAAGTGGGTCGCCATAGCAGCGGTTGTGGCGCTGGGTGCAACCGCCTGTGGCGGCGGCGAGAGCGGCGGCAAGGACAGCGGCAACAAGGGTGCGGTCGACCCGAACGCCAAGTTCTCCGTAGAGGTGGGCGAGCCGGAGAACCCGCTTCAGCCGGCCAACACCATGGAGTCCAACGGCAGCATCGTCACTCGCGCGCTGTTCTCACAGCTCGTGAACTACGACGCCAAGGGCAACATCGAGATGGTCAACGCCGAGTCGGTGGAGACCAAGGACAACAAGACCTACACGGTCAAGCTGAAGGCCGGGTGGAAGTTCCACGACGGCACCCCCGTCACCGCCGAGTCGTACGTCAAGGCGTGGAACTGGGCCGCGAACCCGAAGAACAAGCAGAAGAACAGCTTCTGGTTCTCCGACATCAAGGGTTACGCCGAGGTCTCGCCCACCAAGGGCGCCCCCAAGGCCACCGAGCTGTCCGGTCTGAAGGTCGTCGACGAGACCTCCTTCACGATCGAGCTGTCCACCCCCATCCCGTACTACGTGTACAAGCTGGGCTACGAGGTCTTCTCGCCGCTTCCCGAGTCCTTCTACGCGGACCCCGCGAAGGCGGGCCAGAAGCCCGTCGGCAACGGCCCGTACAAGTTCGTGAACTGGCAGCACAAGAAGCAGATCGAGGTGGCGCGCTACGACGCGTACACCGGTCCTGACAAGGCCAAGAACGGTGGTGTGCTCTTCAAGAACTACACCAACCTGGAGACGGCCTACGAGGACCTGAAGTCGGGCAACGTCGACGTCCTGCGTCAGATCGCCCCGAAGGACCTGCCGGTCTACAAGCAGGACCTCGGTGACCGCGCGGTCGACGGTTCGAACTCGGCGATCCAGACGATCGCTCCCGCGTTCTACACCGACCAGTTCAAGGACATCGACCCCAAGGTCGTCAAGGGCCTGTCGATGGCGATCGACCGGGAGACCATCACCAAGACGGTCCTCCAGGGCACTCGCGAGCCCGCGACCGGCTGGGTCGCCCAGGGTGTCCTCGGCTACCAGGAGAACGCCGCCGGCGACGCCGTCAAGTTCGACCCCGCGAAGGCCAAGGCCCTCATCAAGGAGGGTGGCGGCGTCCCGGGCAACAAGATCACCATCCAGTTCAACGCGGACGGCGGTCACAAGGAGTGGGTCGAGGCCGTCTGCGGCTCGATCACCAAGGCGACCGGTGTCGCGTGCACCGGTGACTCCAAGCCGGACTTCCAGGCCGACCTCCAGGCGCGCGCCGCCGAGCAGGTCAAGTCCCTGTACCGCAGTGGCTGGAACCTGGACTTCCCGATGAACGCCAACTTCATCCGGGACCTGTTCGGGACGAGCTCCGACGGCAACCAGAGCGGCTTCTCCAACAAGGAGGTCGACGCTCTGATCAAGGCCGCCGACGGCGCCAAGTCGCTGGAGGAGTCCACGAAGCTGTACCAGGAGCTGGAGAAGAAGCTTCCCGAGTACATGCCGAGCATCCCGCTCTGGTACTACAAGGTCAACGCTGGTTACTCCGAGAACGTCAGCGACGTCAAGTACAACCAGAAGGGCGACCCCGTTCTGACGGACGTCCAGGTCAAGAAGTAA
- a CDS encoding ABC transporter family substrate-binding protein yields the protein MSHDGLSTRAVMRSVAFLTAGALTLPVLTACSSDDRASAPAAAQDIALTPRDKVADGATLTWAVDALPETLNAFQADADAATTRVAQATLPAMFRLDAQGRPQRDPDFLESAEVVETEPRQVVLYKLNQQAVWSDGREIGADDFAAQWRALSGKDTAYWTARNAGYERIERIDRGANNLEVRVTFAKPFADWRALFTPLYPKDVMGTPDSFNDGARGKLKVSAGPFAVQKFDTKAGEATLQRSARWWGGPAKLDKLVLRAVPRDKRAAALAAGKVDLAEVDPGEARRIALAARDRGTSGPLAHGPGAAITPGQALRSWALAHGEDEEAAEAEQLARARTRKAVEKYADEQAGLRDLTVRKSLEPAYTQLALNGSTGPLSDERVRRAVARALDRAELASVVLSPLGLPAKPVGSHLALAGQPAYTDSSGALGKQDTAEARALLADAGWVPGGPVKGTKDAKDAKEKAEDDAKKAGADPDKAAGSGQDGSDGAYIVGRDDPKPGDLPVSLPAPAAAAQRTAVARQAALFAPAAGEDGEQARRQDGPQRIGQGGAPGAYAPKGTAAPRDPSAGASPAEAAAGPLAKDGKPLTLRFVLPSGPGSEALRAVGERISRMLERIGIRTETTKVADDSYFKDHIASGQYDLALYSWPGTAYPATDARPIYAKPVPAADGSLNVEQNYTRVGTDHIDQLLDQASSELDEKRSRDLVRQADARIWAAAGSIPLYQRPELVAVRKNVVNAGAFGFETPIYQNIGLAKSPGRK from the coding sequence ATGTCCCACGACGGCCTCAGCACGCGCGCGGTGATGCGCTCGGTCGCCTTCCTGACGGCGGGCGCCCTCACGCTCCCGGTCCTCACGGCGTGCAGCTCGGACGACCGGGCCTCGGCACCCGCCGCCGCCCAGGACATCGCCCTCACCCCCCGCGACAAGGTCGCCGACGGGGCCACGCTCACCTGGGCCGTGGACGCCCTCCCCGAGACCCTCAACGCCTTCCAGGCCGACGCCGACGCCGCCACCACCAGGGTGGCCCAGGCCACCCTGCCCGCGATGTTCCGTCTCGACGCCCAGGGCCGCCCCCAGCGCGACCCCGACTTCCTGGAGTCCGCCGAGGTCGTCGAGACCGAACCGCGCCAGGTCGTCCTCTACAAGCTCAACCAACAGGCGGTGTGGAGCGACGGCCGGGAGATCGGCGCCGACGACTTCGCCGCCCAGTGGCGCGCCCTGTCCGGCAAGGACACCGCGTACTGGACGGCCCGCAACGCGGGCTACGAACGCATCGAACGTATCGACCGGGGCGCGAACAACCTGGAGGTACGGGTCACCTTCGCCAAGCCCTTCGCCGACTGGCGCGCGCTGTTCACCCCGCTGTACCCCAAGGACGTGATGGGCACCCCCGACAGCTTCAACGACGGGGCGCGCGGCAAGCTGAAGGTGTCCGCGGGCCCCTTCGCCGTGCAGAAGTTCGACACCAAGGCGGGCGAGGCCACCCTCCAGCGCAGCGCCCGCTGGTGGGGTGGCCCCGCCAAACTCGACAAGCTCGTCCTGCGGGCCGTCCCCCGCGACAAGCGGGCCGCCGCGCTCGCCGCGGGCAAGGTCGACCTGGCCGAGGTCGATCCCGGTGAGGCCCGCCGGATCGCCCTCGCCGCCCGCGACCGGGGCACCTCCGGCCCGCTCGCCCACGGCCCCGGCGCGGCGATCACCCCCGGCCAGGCCCTGCGTTCCTGGGCCCTCGCCCACGGTGAGGACGAGGAGGCGGCCGAGGCGGAGCAGCTCGCCCGGGCCCGTACCCGCAAGGCCGTCGAGAAGTACGCCGACGAGCAGGCCGGACTGCGCGACCTCACCGTCCGCAAGTCACTGGAACCCGCCTACACCCAGCTGGCCCTCAACGGCTCCACCGGTCCCCTGTCCGACGAACGGGTCCGCCGCGCGGTGGCCCGCGCGCTGGACCGCGCCGAGCTCGCGTCCGTCGTCCTGTCGCCGCTCGGGCTGCCCGCGAAGCCCGTCGGCAGCCATCTCGCGCTCGCCGGACAGCCCGCCTACACCGACAGCAGCGGCGCGCTCGGCAAGCAGGACACCGCCGAGGCCCGGGCCCTGCTCGCGGACGCGGGCTGGGTCCCCGGCGGCCCGGTCAAGGGCACCAAGGACGCCAAGGACGCCAAGGAGAAGGCGGAGGACGACGCGAAGAAGGCCGGGGCCGACCCGGACAAGGCAGCGGGATCAGGCCAGGACGGCTCCGACGGCGCGTACATCGTGGGCCGGGACGACCCCAAGCCCGGCGACCTCCCCGTGTCGCTCCCCGCGCCCGCCGCCGCGGCCCAGCGGACCGCCGTCGCGCGTCAGGCGGCCCTGTTCGCCCCGGCCGCCGGGGAGGACGGCGAGCAGGCCCGCCGCCAGGACGGACCCCAGCGGATCGGGCAGGGCGGCGCCCCCGGCGCCTACGCGCCCAAGGGCACCGCCGCACCCCGGGACCCCAGCGCCGGCGCGTCCCCCGCCGAGGCCGCGGCCGGACCGCTCGCCAAGGACGGCAAGCCGCTGACCCTGCGGTTCGTCCTGCCTTCCGGACCCGGCTCCGAGGCCCTGCGGGCCGTGGGGGAGCGGATCTCCCGGATGCTGGAGCGGATCGGCATCCGCACCGAGACCACGAAGGTCGCGGACGACAGCTACTTCAAGGACCACATCGCCTCCGGGCAGTACGACCTGGCCCTGTACTCATGGCCGGGAACCGCCTATCCCGCGACGGACGCCCGGCCCATCTACGCCAAGCCCGTGCCCGCCGCCGACGGCTCGCTCAACGTGGAGCAGAACTACACCCGGGTCGGCACCGACCACATCGACCAGCTGCTCGACCAGGCGTCGAGCGAGCTGGACGAGAAGCGGTCGCGGGACCTGGTACGCCAGGCCGACGCCCGTATCTGGGCGGCGGCCGGCTCGATCCCGCTCTACCAGCGCCCCGAGCTCGTCGCCGTCCGCAAGAACGTCGTCAACGCGGGCGCCTTCGGCTTCGAGACCCCGATCTACCAGAACATCGGCCTCGCCAAGTCCCCCGGCCGGAAGTAG
- a CDS encoding ABC transporter permease: MPDLTKTAADAAVQESVPTVEQAPQPKAEKARSLWGDAWIDLRRNPIFIVSTVMIALLLAITAFPGLFTSADPIVGDLQNNFLKKPELGHFFAPEWLGYDGQGRSVYARAIYGTRASVMVGIGTTVLVTLLGGIMGMLAGYYGGIIDSILSRLTDIFFGIPFLLGAMVVLNSFTDRTVPIVIGALAFLGWTQTARVMRGSVITIKQADYVQAAKALGADTKRILFRHILPNAVAPVIVVATISLGVYISAEATLSYLGLGLSGVSWGNDISTGGNQIRVAQHIMLYPSILLSITVLSFIMLGEAVRNALDPKTR, from the coding sequence ATGCCTGATCTGACAAAGACCGCCGCCGACGCCGCCGTGCAGGAATCCGTTCCCACGGTGGAACAGGCACCGCAGCCGAAGGCGGAGAAGGCACGCAGCCTCTGGGGCGACGCCTGGATCGATCTGCGACGCAACCCCATCTTCATCGTCTCCACGGTGATGATCGCCCTTCTGCTGGCGATCACGGCCTTCCCCGGCCTGTTCACCAGCGCCGACCCGATCGTCGGCGACCTCCAGAACAACTTCCTGAAGAAGCCCGAGCTCGGGCACTTCTTCGCACCGGAATGGCTCGGGTATGACGGTCAGGGCCGCAGCGTCTATGCCCGTGCCATCTACGGCACTCGTGCCTCCGTCATGGTCGGCATCGGCACCACCGTGCTGGTGACCCTGCTCGGCGGGATCATGGGCATGCTCGCCGGTTACTACGGCGGGATCATCGACTCGATCCTGTCGCGACTGACCGACATCTTCTTCGGTATCCCGTTCCTGCTCGGCGCGATGGTCGTCCTGAACTCGTTCACGGACCGCACCGTCCCGATCGTCATCGGCGCGCTGGCCTTCCTGGGCTGGACGCAGACCGCGCGTGTCATGCGCGGTTCGGTGATCACCATCAAGCAGGCCGACTACGTCCAGGCCGCCAAGGCGCTCGGCGCGGACACCAAGCGGATCCTCTTCCGCCACATCCTGCCGAACGCCGTCGCGCCCGTGATCGTCGTCGCCACCATCTCGCTGGGTGTCTACATCTCGGCGGAGGCCACGCTGTCCTACCTGGGCCTCGGCCTGAGCGGCGTGTCATGGGGCAACGACATCTCCACGGGCGGCAACCAGATCCGTGTGGCGCAGCACATCATGCTGTACCCGTCGATCCTGCTCAGCATCACGGTGCTGTCGTTCATCATGCTCGGTGAGGCCGTCCGCAACGCCCTTGACCCGAAGACACGCTGA
- the typA gene encoding translational GTPase TypA, which yields MATRHDIRNVAIVAHVDHGKTTLVDAMLKQAGAFAAHQHVDDRVMDSNDLEREKGITILAKNTAVKYHPKAGGDPITINIIDTPGHADFGGEVERGLSMVDGVVLLVDASEGPLPQTRFVLRKALTAKLPVILCINKTDRPDSRIDEVVNETYDLFLDLDADEDQIEFPIVYACARDGIASLTKPENGTVPPDSTSLEPFFSTILDTIPAPSYDEQAPLQAHVTNLDADNFLGRIALLRVEQGELRKGQTVAWIKRDGTVSNVRISELLMTEALTRKPAEVAGPGDICAVAGIPDIMIGETLADPENPVALPLITVDEPAISMTIGTNNSPLVGRGATGKGASTAVVKDRKVTARLVKDRLERELVGNVSLRVLPTERPDTWEVQGRGELALAILVETMRREGFELTIGKPQVVTKEVDGKVHEPIERITIDVPEEHMGAVTQLMGTRKGRMDNMSNHGSGWVRMEFIVPSRGLIGFRTEFLTGTRGTGIAHSIHEGHEPWFGELKTRNNGSLVADRAGAVTAFAMTNLQERGVLFIEPGTEVYEGMIVGENSRMDDMDVNITKEKKLTNMRSSNADVSESIVPPRKLSLEQSLEFCRDDECVEVTPEAVRIRKVNLDGRERARAASRAKHG from the coding sequence ATGGCCACGCGCCACGACATCCGCAACGTCGCCATCGTCGCCCACGTCGACCACGGCAAGACCACACTCGTCGACGCCATGCTCAAGCAGGCGGGAGCTTTCGCCGCGCACCAGCATGTCGACGACCGGGTCATGGACTCGAACGACCTGGAGCGTGAGAAGGGGATCACGATCCTCGCCAAGAACACGGCCGTGAAGTACCACCCCAAGGCCGGTGGCGACCCGATCACCATCAACATCATCGACACCCCCGGCCACGCCGACTTCGGCGGTGAGGTCGAGCGCGGTCTGTCGATGGTCGACGGCGTCGTCCTGCTGGTGGACGCGTCGGAGGGCCCCCTCCCGCAGACCCGGTTCGTGCTGCGCAAGGCGCTGACCGCGAAGCTCCCCGTGATCCTCTGCATCAACAAGACGGACCGCCCGGACTCCCGTATCGACGAGGTCGTCAACGAGACGTACGACCTCTTCCTGGACCTCGACGCCGACGAGGACCAGATCGAGTTCCCGATCGTCTACGCCTGCGCGCGGGACGGCATCGCCTCGCTGACCAAGCCGGAGAACGGCACGGTCCCGCCGGACAGCACCAGCCTGGAGCCGTTCTTCTCCACGATCCTGGACACCATCCCGGCCCCCTCGTACGACGAGCAGGCCCCGCTCCAGGCGCATGTCACCAACCTGGACGCCGACAACTTCCTCGGCCGTATCGCGCTGCTCCGGGTCGAGCAGGGCGAGCTGCGCAAGGGCCAGACCGTCGCGTGGATCAAGCGTGACGGCACCGTGTCGAACGTCCGGATCAGCGAGCTGCTGATGACGGAGGCGCTGACCCGCAAGCCCGCCGAGGTCGCCGGTCCCGGCGACATCTGCGCCGTCGCCGGTATCCCCGACATCATGATCGGCGAGACCCTCGCGGACCCCGAGAACCCGGTGGCGCTGCCGCTGATCACGGTGGACGAGCCCGCGATCTCGATGACCATCGGTACCAACAACTCGCCGCTGGTCGGCCGGGGCGCGACCGGCAAGGGCGCGTCGACCGCCGTGGTCAAGGACCGCAAGGTCACCGCGCGGCTGGTCAAGGACCGCCTGGAGCGCGAGCTGGTCGGTAACGTCAGCCTGCGCGTCCTGCCCACCGAGCGTCCCGACACCTGGGAGGTCCAGGGCCGCGGCGAGCTGGCGCTGGCGATCCTGGTGGAGACCATGCGCCGGGAAGGCTTCGAGCTGACCATCGGCAAGCCGCAGGTCGTCACCAAGGAGGTCGACGGCAAGGTCCACGAGCCGATCGAGCGGATCACGATCGACGTGCCCGAGGAGCACATGGGCGCGGTCACGCAGCTCATGGGCACCCGCAAGGGCCGGATGGACAACATGTCGAACCACGGCTCCGGCTGGGTGCGCATGGAGTTCATCGTCCCGTCCCGCGGTCTGATCGGCTTCCGTACGGAGTTCCTGACCGGGACGCGCGGTACGGGTATCGCGCACTCCATCCACGAGGGCCACGAGCCGTGGTTCGGCGAGCTGAAGACCCGGAACAACGGCTCCCTGGTGGCGGACCGCGCCGGCGCGGTCACCGCGTTCGCGATGACCAACCTCCAGGAGCGCGGTGTCCTCTTCATCGAGCCCGGTACGGAGGTGTACGAGGGCATGATCGTCGGGGAGAACTCCCGGATGGACGACATGGACGTGAACATCACCAAGGAGAAGAAGCTCACGAACATGCGGTCGTCCAACGCGGACGTCTCCGAGTCGATCGTGCCGCCGCGCAAGCTGTCGCTTGAGCAGTCCCTGGAGTTCTGCCGCGACGACGAGTGCGTCGAGGTGACTCCCGAGGCGGTGCGTATCCGCAAGGTGAACCTGGACGGGCGCGAGCGCGCGCGGGCCGCGAGCCGCGCCAAGCACGGCTGA